One Thunnus albacares chromosome 12, fThuAlb1.1, whole genome shotgun sequence genomic region harbors:
- the elovl1a gene encoding elongation of very long chain fatty acids protein 1a, whose translation MLREVVSNVLEFYNFLVSRTDARVKDYPLMQSPLQMTAILLGYVFFSVYAGPRLMANRKPFRLNSAMIIYNLSMVLLNAYIVYEFMMSGWATTYTWRCDLIDLSSSPQALRMVRVAWLFYFSKYIELLDTVFFVLRKKQNQITFLHVFHHSFMPWSWWWGVTLTPAGGMGSFHAMVNSTVHVIMYSYYGLSAAGPRFQKYLWWKKYMTAIQLTQFVLVSIHISQYYFMEKCDYQVPIWIHLIWMYGCFFFVLFSNFWVQAYIKGRRLPAAVDKPKQNGSSSEPITVVANGKHLENGNTHHHTNGKILLGKVKEI comes from the exons ATGCTGCGAGAAGTTGTGTCAAACGTTTTAGAATTCTACAATTTTCTAGTATCAAGAACTG aTGCCAGAGTCAAAGACTACCCACTGATGCAGAGTCCACTACAGATGACCGCCATCCTGTTGGGCTATGTCTTCTTCTCAGTGTATGCTGGACCTCGCCTGATGGCTAACCGCAAGCCCTTCCGTCTAAACTCAGCCATGATCATCTACAACCTGAGCATGGTTTTATTGAACGCCTACATAGTGTATGAG TTCATGATGTCTGGATGGGCTACTACCTATACTTGGAGATGTGACCTTATTGACCTCTCGAGCAGCCCGCAGGCGCTTAGG ATGGTTCGAGTGGcttggttgttttatttttcaaaatacatCGAACTCCTCGACACA GTATTCTTTGTgctgagaaagaaacaaaaccagATCACATTTCTCCATGTATTCCATCACTCCTTCATGCCCTGGTCGTGGTGGTGGGGTGTCACCCTGACTCCTG cTGGAGGAATGGGCTCCTTCCATGCCATGGTGAATTCAACAGTCCACGTTATCATGTACTCTTACTACGGACTCTCTGCTGCAGGACCTCGCTTCCAGAAATACCTCTGGTGGAAGAAGTACATGACCGCCATCCAACTT ACGCAGTTTGTTCTAGTCTCTATTCACATCAGCCAGTACTACTTCATGGAAAAGTGTGACTACCAGGTTCCCATATGGATCCACCTCATCTGGATGTATGGTTGCTTCTTCTTCgtcctcttttccaacttttgGGTGCAGGCTTACATAAAGGGCAGACGGCTCCCTGCTGCAGTAGACAAGCCAAAACAGAATGGTTCAAGCAGCGAACCTATAACTGTGGTGGCCAACGGCAAACACCTGGAGAATGGAAACACGCACCACCACACTAATGGAAAAATCCTCCTGGGAAAAGTCAAGGAAATCTAA
- the cdc20 gene encoding cell division cycle protein 20 homolog: protein MAQFGFENDIHSILKLDMPITNAPMARWQRKASSSNSTALTPGKSANVSLSSSKTPTKTPGKNKKQTPSKMGGDRFIPIRNSKQMDVASFLLTKENEPVDTNNTAGTSESQKAWSMSLNGYNIEDAKILHLGGKPLNAPEGYQNNLKVLYSQVTTPASSKKTRYISSTPDRILDAPQLRNDFYLNLLDWSSRNVLAVALHNSVYLWDATQGDIILLMKLDSEEDYICSVSWTKEGSYLAIGTSDCKVQLWDVENLKRLRSMSSHTARVGSLSWNDHILSSGSRSGHIHHHDVRVADHHIFSLTGHSQEVCGLKWSPDGRYLASGGNDNLVCVWPRVQEGSVSNESQSVRCWSEHQGAVKALAWCPWQPNILASGGGTSDRHIRIWNVNSGSCITSLDTQSQISSLVFAPNYKELVSAHGYAHNNVTIWKYPSLTKVTELNGHEDRVLSLTLSPDGSTVATVAGDETIRLWKSFEVDPVKKKAKERAVSSSVIHQSIR from the exons ATGGCGCAGTTTGGGTTTGAGAACGACATCCACAGTATCTTGAAGCTGGATATGCCCATCACAAACGCTCCCATGGCGAGGTGGCAGAGAAAAGCCAGCTCATCAAACTCAACCGCACTTACGCCTGGAAAAAGTGCTAATGTGTCGCTGAGTTCATCAAAAACACCCACCAAAACACCAG gcaaaaataaaaaacaaacgcCCTCTAAGATGGGAGGTGACCGTTTCATTCCCATCAGAAACAGCAAACAGATGGATGTGGCAAGTTTCCTGCTCACAAAGGAGAATGAGCCAGTGGacacaaacaacacagcagGAACATCA gaaaGCCAGAAAGCCTGGTCCATGTCACTGAATGGATACAACATTGAAGATGCAAAGATCTTGCATCTTGGTGGGAAGCCACTGAATGCTCCAGAAG GATATCAGAACAACTTGAAAGTCCTCTACAGTCAGGTTACAACTCCAGCCTCCTCCAAAAAGACAAGATATATATCTTCAACTCCTGACAGAATCTTGGACGCTCCGCAGCTTCGAAATGATTTCT ATTTGAATCTGCTTGATTGGAGCAGTCGAAATGTTCTCGCTGTTGCTCTTCACAACAGTGTGTACCTGTGGGATGCCACTCAAGGAGACATCATTCTTCTCATGAAGCTGGACTCCGAGGAGGACTACATCTGCTCAGTGTCCTGGACCAAAGAAGGAAGCTACCTTGCTATTGGCACCAGTGACTGCAAAGTTCAG TTGTGGGATGTTGAGAATTTGAAGCGTCTACGCAGCATGTCCAGCCACACTGCTAGAGTTGGTAGCCTGAGCTGGAATGACCATATCCTTTCCAG TGGCTCCAGATCAGGACATATCCACCATCATGATGTGAGGGTGGCAGACCATCACATCTTTTCGCTGACTGGTCACTCGCAGGAGGTGTGTGGGTTGAAGTGGTCCCCAGATGGGCGATACCTGGCCAGCGGGGGCAATGACAACTTGGTGTGTGTATGGCCCCGTGTGCAGGAGGGCAGCGTCAGCAACGAAAGCCAGTCAGTCCGCTGCTGGAGTGAACATCAAGGAGCTGTCAAG GCTTTGGCCTGGTGTCCATGGCAGCCAAACATCCTTGCATCTGGAGGTGGTACTAGTGACCGTCACATCCGCATCTGGAATGTAAACAGCGGCTCCTGCATCACCTCACTTGACACTCAGTCTCAG ATCTCCTCCTTGGTGTTTGCACCAAACTACAAGGAGCTGGTTTCTGCTCATGGATATGCCCACAACAATGTCACTATCTGGAAGTACCCTTCTCTAACCAAAGTCACAGAACTCAATG gcCATGAAGACAGAGTTCTCAGTTTGACTCTGAGCCCAGACGGCTCTACTGTCGCCACTGTTGCTGGAGATGAGACAATTCGTCTGTGGAAGAGCTTCGAAGTGGACCCTGTTAAGAAGAAGGCCAAAGAGAGGGCAGTGTCTAGCAGTGTCATTCATCAGTCCATCAGATGA